In the Populus trichocarpa isolate Nisqually-1 chromosome 1, P.trichocarpa_v4.1, whole genome shotgun sequence genome, one interval contains:
- the LOC7460552 gene encoding histidine kinase 3, with protein MSLLHVYGFGLRVRHLLWMLCCWIVSVISMNWFINGGVLETQASLLGDGGKMWLKCLEKVSGNSCKIHHHYYQYIGSKRISKTWWRKLLVAWIVGWITVSVWIFWYMSSQAFEKRKETLTSMCDERARMLQDQFNVSMNHVQAMSILISTFHHAKNPSAIDQRTFARYTERTAFERPLTSGVAYAVRVLHSEREQFEKQQGWTIKRMDSFEQNPVHKDDNAPKALEPSPIQEEYAPVIFAQDTVAHVVSLDMLSGTEDRENVLRARASGKGVLTAPFRLLKTKRLGVILTFAVYKTDLPSNATPNERIQATDGYLGGIFDIESLVEKLLQQLASKQTILVNVYDTTNQSCPISMYGSNVSDDGLEHVSALNLEDPFRKHEMRCRFKQKPPWPWLAITTSIGILVIALLIGYIFHATMNRIAKVEDDCHKMMELTKQAEAADVAKSQFLATVSHEIRTPMNGVLGMLHMLMDTDLDANQQDYVRTAQDSGKALVSLINEVLDQAKIESGKIELEEMQFDLRAIMDDVLALFSGKAHEKGIELAVYVSDGVPEMLIGDPGRFRQIITNLMGNSIKFTKKGHIFLTVHPVEEVMDSIDVETESSSLNTLSGLPVADRRRSCAGFKIFSREGSSHTLSPSSSDLVNLIVSVEDTGEGIPLEAQPRVFTPFMQVDPSISRKYGGTGIGLSISKCLVGLMNGEIGFASIPDTGSTFTFTAVFRNGCSNSNDSKQQKQRIKNQCNTTPSEFQDMTALVVDPKPVRANVSRYQIQRLGIHVELVSDLNQGLSIISNENRIFKMIFVEQEVWEKDSSISAHFVNNLQKIERGVSSKLFLLGNSLSSSRTNTATSGAYTLSVITKPLKASMLAASLQRAMGGNKGNPRNGEHPSLSLCNHLVGRKILIVDDNKVNLIVAAAALKKYGAEVICADSGKMAIKLLKPPHQFDACFMDIQMPEMDGFEATRRIRDMESNGHIPILAMTADVIQATYEECQRCGMDGYVSKPFEAEQLYQEVSRFLQPTSNVNL; from the exons ATGAGTTTACTTCATGTATATGGGTTTGGTTTAAGGGTGCGGCATCTACTTTGGATGCTATGTTGCTGGATTGTATCGGTAATTTCCATGAACTGGTTCATTAATGGTGGAGTTTTGGAGACCCAGGCTAGTTTGCTTGGTGATGGTGGCAAGATGTGGCTAAAATGCTTGGAGAAAGTTTCAGGGAATAGTTGCAAGATCCATCATCACTACTACCAGTATATTGGTTCCAAGAGAATTAGCAAAACATGGTGGAGAAAGCTTTTGGTCGCATGGATAGTTGGTTGGATCACTGTCTCTGTATGGATCTTTTGGTACATGAGCTCACAAGCTTTTGAGAAGAGGAAAGAAACTCTTACAAGTATGTGTGATGAGAGGGCAAGGATGCTACAGGATCAGTTTAATGTGAGCATGAACCATGTGCAGGCCATGTCCATTTTGATCTCAACTTTTCACCATGCCAAAAACCCTTCTGCGATTGATCAG AGGACTTTTGCGAGGTATACAGAAAGAACCGCTTTTGAGAGGCCCCTCACAAGTGGTGTGGCCTATGCTGTAAGGGTGCTCCACTCTGAAAGGGAACAATTTGAGAAGCAACAAGGCTGGACTATTAAGAGGATGGATTCCTTTGAACAAAACCCAGTCCATAAGGATGACAATGCCCCTAAAGCATTGGAGCCATCCCCAATTCAGGAAGAATATGCTCCTGTCATCTTTGCACAGGATACTGTTGCACATGTGGTTTCCCTTGATATGCTGTCAGGAACT GAAGATCGTGAAAATGTGTTGCGTGCTAGAGCATCTGGAAAGGGGGTTCTAACTGCTCCTTTCAGGTTACTCAAAACTAAACGTCTTGGGGTTATTTTGACATTTGCTGTGTACAAGACAGACCTCCCATCTAATGCAACTCCAAATGAGAGGATTCAAGCAACTGATGG GTACCTTGGAGGAATCTTTGACATCGAGTCACTCGTTGAGAAGCTACTTCAACAGCTTGCAAGCAAGCAGACTATCCTAGTGAATGTGTATGACACTACTAATCAGTCTTGCCCTATCAGCATGTATGGTTCAAATGTATCAGATGATGGGCTGGAACATGTCAGCGCCCTTAATTTGGAAGATCCTTTCAGAAAGCATGAGATGCGCTGCAG ATTCAAACAAAAACCACCATGGCCATGGTTAGCAATAACAACATCAATTGGCATCCTTGTGATTGCATTGCTTATTGGGTACATATTCCATGCGACTATGAATCGGATTGCTAAAGTTGAAGATGATTGCCACAAGATGATGGAGCTTACAAAACAAGCCGAGGCAGCTGATGTTGCAAAATCTCAG TTTCTTGCTACAGTTTCCCATGAGATCAGAACCCCAATGAATGGTGTTCTAG GAATGCTGCATATGCTTATGGACACAGATCTAGATGCGAATCAGCAAGATTATGTTAGAACCGCACAAGACAGTGGAAAAGCTCTAGTCTCGCTTATAAATGAGGTTTTGGATCAAGCAAAGATTGAATCTGGTAAGATTGAGCTTGAGGAAATGCAGTTCGATTTGAGGGCAATAATGGATGATGTATTGGCACTCTTTTCTGGCAAGGCTCATGAGAAAGGGATTGAG TTGGCAGTTTACGTGTCTGATGGTGTTCCTGAAATGCTAATTGGTGATCCAGGGAGGTTTCGGCAAATTATTACCAATCTCATGGGGAATTCAATTAAA TTTACAAAGAAAGGGCACATCTTTCTCACTGTTCATCCTGTTGAGGAGGTGATGGACTCGATAGATGTCGAGACAGAATCATCATCACTAAACACCTTGAGTGGTTTGCCTGTTGCAGATAGACGCAGGAGTTGTGCAGGATTTAAGATTTTCAGTCGTGAGGGCTCAAGTCATACTCTCTCACCATCCTCTTCTGACCTTGTCAATCTAATAGTGTCAGTTGAGGATACAGGGGAAGGGATCCCTCTAGAAGCCCAACCTCGTGTTTTTACTCCTTTTATGCAGGTTGATCCATCCATTTCCAGAAAATATGGAGGCACAGGCATTGGCCTGAGCATAAGCAAGTGTTTGGTTGGCCTTATGAATGGGGAAATTGGCTTCGCTAGCATACCAGATACTGGGTCCACCTTCACTTTCACTGCTGTATTTAGAAACGGCTGCTCCAATTCAAATGACTCCAAGCAGCAGAAGCAGAGAATAAAAAACCAATGTAACACAACGCCTTCAGAATTTCAAGACATGACTGCATTAGTTGTTGACCCCAAGCCTGTTAGGGCCAATGTTTCAAGATATCAGATCCAGCGGCTAGGAATACATGTTGAATTGGTTTCTGATTTAAATCAAGGTTTATCTATCATAAGCAATGAAAATAgaattttcaaaatgatctttGTTGAACAGGAAGTTTGGGAGAAGGACTCAAGCATTTCAGCTCACTTTGTCAATAACTTACAAAAAATTGAGAGAGGGGTTTCTTCCAAACTGTTCCTTTTGGGAAATTCTCTCAGTTCTTCCAGAACAAACACTGCAACTTCTGGTGCTTATACCCTAAGTGTCATAACCAAGCCCCTCAAGGCGAGTATGCTGGCTGCATCTTTACAACGAGCAATGGGCGGGAATAAGGGGAATCCCCGCAATGGAGAACACCCCAGTTTGTCTCTTTGCAACCATCTTGTTGGAAGAAAAATTCTTATTGTAGATGACAATAAAGTGAATCTCATAGTAGCTGCTGCTGCTTTGAAGAAGTATGGAGCTGAAGTTATCTGTGCAGATAGTGGCAAGATGGCGATCAAATTGCTCAAGCCACCTCACCAATTTGATGCGTGCTTCATGGATATCCAAATGCCAGAAATGGATGG GTTTGAAGCTACAAGGAGAATTCGGGATATGGAGTCAAATGGGCATATACCAATACTGGCAATGACTGCGGATGTGATCCAGGCTACATATGAGGAATGCCAAAGATGTGGAATGGATGGGTATGTTTCCAAGCCATTTGAAGCTGAACAGCTTTATCAGGAAGTTTCACGTTTTTTACAGCCAACGTCCAACGTGAATTTATAG
- the LOC7482791 gene encoding nuclear transport factor 2B → MDPDQVAKAFVEHYYSTFDANRAGLANLYQDGSMLTFEGQKTQGSQNIVAKLIALPFQQCKHLITTVDCQPSGPAGGMLVFVSGNLQLAGEQHALKFSQMFHLMPTPQGSFYVFNDIFRLNYA, encoded by the exons ATGGATCCAGACCAAGTAGCAAAGGCGTTTGTTGAGCACTACTATTCTACGTTCGATGCGAACAGAGCTGGATTAGCGAATCTGTATCAAGACGGTTCCATGCTTACTTTTGAAGGTCAAAAGACGCAGGGATCCCAGAATATCGTTGCTAAACTTATCGCTCTCCCTTTCCAGCAGTGCAAGCATCTCATCACCACCGTTGATTGCCAGCCTTCTGGTCCTGCTGGTGGTATGCTTGTTTTTGTCTCCGGTAATCTCCAGCTCGCCGGCGAACAGCATGCTCTCAAGTTCAGCCAg ATGTTCCATTTAATGCCAACTCCACAGGGAAGCTTTTACGTGTTCAATGACATATTCAGGTTGAACTATGCTTGA
- the LOC7482792 gene encoding uncharacterized protein LOC7482792 yields MEESAKKLELIDQAIKKLLAEKRNKETSCDDGLLPDDSDQLLSKLLSELESLKGDDAKLVQSELSSATEDVNSPAIGEAVSKHGEEGPAYGGSRENAAAEEIVKELRKVRRQNFVTHCLLSAMIVLTVAWQVSEVSLILKVKDGMRHPFKSFGSMLTGMLKDPRANDQDSEKQQSEEVPVNVPPL; encoded by the exons ATGGAAGAATCAGCCAAGAAACTGGAGCTCATTGATCAAGCAATCAAGAAGCTCTTAGcagagaaaagaaacaaagaaacctCTTGTGATGATGGTCTCCTCCCGGATGATAGTGATCAGCTTCTCTCCAAGTTACTTTCTGAG TTGGAATCACTAAAAGGGGATGATGCCAAACTTGTGCAATCTGAGTTATCATCTGCAACGGAGGATGTAAATTCTCCTGCAATCGGTGAAGCGGTGTCAAAACATGGGGAAGAAGGTCCTGCGTATGGTGGCAGCAGGGAGAATGCTGCAGCTGAAGAGATAGTGAAAGAGCTTAGAAAAGTGAGGAGGCAGAATTTTGTTACTCATTGCCTTCTTTCAGCGATGATTGTCCTCACTGTTGCCTGGCAGGTATCTGAGGTGTCCCTCATTTTGAAAGTTAAAGATGGGATGAGACACCCGTTTAAATCCTTTGGAAGCATGTTAACTGGGATGCTGAAAGATCCCAGAGCCAATGACCAAGATTCAGAAAAACAGCAGTCAGAAGAGGTTCCTGTCAACGTTCCTCCTCTTTAA
- the LOC18094505 gene encoding calmodulin-binding transcription activator 4 isoform X1: protein MLQSGYDINSLFEEAQTRWLKPAEVIFILQNHDKYQFTEKPPQKPTSGSLFLFNKRVLKFFRRDGHNWRKKKDGRSVGEAHERLKVGNVEALNCYYAHGEQNQNFQRRSYWMLDQAFEHIVLVHYRDITEGKPSPGSAAQLSPIFSYSPGTNTSQTQGSTSAISSVYEPYQSFSSPASVDVSSGLGIKDNEVGRTAEFTSSANKEVTQFFRRLEEQLSLNEDSAEEIGPFGAEEGAINDTKILEYVNNISKEDQSKNLLHGSLYIVDYQSYGGLAGNQLERNNLAPLQDAGDSGAYQQPYSHYYTDGSEEPLPWNEGIESYKTSSGIEYQEKTKSSLSTEPAQEQENSYWINFNEPNVRNSSLLLPQEVENFELPAYSSVIETHENNSNFYAMLYDQDHLGIPNEADSNLTVAQQQKFTIHEISPEWGYATEATKVIIVGSFLCDPSESSWMCMFGDIEVPLQIIQEGVIRCECPPHHPGKVTLCITSGNRESCSEIRGFEYRAKDSSCAHCILSQTEATKSPDELLLLFRFVQMLLSDYSLQRGDSVEMGIHLLRELKADDDTWGDIIEALLVGSGTSSMTVDWLLQQLLNDKLQQWLSSKSQEGHDQPGCSFSKKEQGIIHMVAGLGFEWALSPILSHGVSINFRDINGWTALHWAAHFGREKMVASLLASGASAGAVTDPSPQDPIGKTPASIAATSGHMGLAGYLSEVALTSHLSSLRLEESQLSIGSAEVQAERTLDSISKESFAATEDQILLKDTLAAARNAALAAARIQSAFRAHSFRKRLQREATSLDEYGICAGEIQGLSSMSKLAFRNNSHVINSAALSIQKKYRGWKSRRDFLALRQKVVKIQAHVRGYQIRRNYKIICWAVGILDKAVLRWRRKGIGLRGFRNVMESIDESEDEDILKIFRKQKVDGAINEAVSRVLSMVKSPDARQQYHRTLKQYRQAKAELGGTSEPAASTSLADATEMENDLVPFQVEATSDVLYLPMFTLVD from the exons ATGCTGCAATCag GGTATGATATCAATAGTCTGTTTGAAGAAGCACAAACGCGGTGGCTGAAACCAGCagaagtgatttttattttacagaATCATGATAAGTATCAGTTCACAGAGAAACCACCTCAAAAGCCAACCA GTGGGTCtttgtttctatttaataaGAGGGTTCTTAAGTTCTTTAGAAGAGATGGTCATAATTGGCGTAAAAAGAAGGATGGAAGAAGTGTTGGAGAAGCACATGAAAGGCTTAAG GTTGGAAACGTTGAGGCTTTAAATTGTTATTATGCTCATGGCGAGCAAAACCAAAATTTTCAGAGACGCAGCTATTGGATGCTGGACCA GGCATTTGAGCACATCGTGCTTGTCCATTATAGAGACATCACTGAG GGAAAACCGTCTCCTGGATCTGCTGCACAGCTATCACCCATATTCTCTTATAGTCCTGGCACTAATACTAGTCAGACTCAAGGATCTACCTCTGCAATTAGTAGTGTATATGAACCATACCAGAGTTTTTCCAGTCCAGCATCTGTAGATGTTAGCTCTGGATTAGGTATCAAGGACAATGAGGTGGGTAGGACAGCAGAGTTTACTAGTTCTGCTAATAAGGAGGTTACTCAATTTTTCCGAAGGCTGGAGGAGCAGTTGAGTTTGAATGAGGACAGCGCTGAAGAAATTGGCCCATTTGGTGCTGAAGAGGGAGCCATAAATGATACAAAAATTCTGGAATATGTAAATAACATCTCCAAAGAGGATCAATCTAAGAATTTACTTCATGGATCACTGTATATTGTTGATTATCAATCTTATGGTGGACTTGCTGGAAATCAACTAGAGAGAAACAATCTTGCACCTCTTCAGGATGCAG GTGATAGTGGCGCTTACCAGCAACCATATTCACATTATTATACAGATGGAAGTGAAGAACCCCTTCCCTGGAATGAAGGGATTGAGTCCTATAAGACTTCATCAGGCATTGAGTACCAG GAAAAGACCAAGTCCTCTTTAAGTACAGAACCAGCTCAAGAGCAAGAAAACTCTTATTGGATAAATTTCAATGAACCCAATGTCAGAAACT CTTCTTTGTTGCTGCCTCAAgaagttgaaaattttgaacTCCCTGCATATTCTTCTGTGATAGAAACACATGAAAACAATTCCAACTTCTATGCAATGCTATATGACCAAGACCATCTTGGAATACCCAATGAAGCAGATTCAAATTTGACAGTTGCACAGCAGCAGAAGTTTACTATCCATGAAATATCCCCAGAATGGGGTTATGCCACTGAGGCTACAAAG GTCATCATTGTTGGATCGTTTCTCTGTGACCCATCGGAGTCTTCATGGATGTGCATGTTCGGTGACATTGAGGTTCCTCTTCAAATCATTCAAGAAGGTGTCATTCGTTGTGAGTGTCCTCCCCACCATCCCGGAAAGGTCACTCTCTGCATTACTTCTGGCAATCGGGAGTCCTGCAGTGAGATCAGAGGCTTTGAGTACCGAGCTAAGGATAGTAGTTGTGCTCACTGTATCTTATCCCAGACAGAAGCTACTAAGAGTCCAGATGAGCTATTGTTACTTTTCAGATTTGTGCAGATGCTTCTGTCTGATTATTCTTTGCAGAGAGGAGACTCTGTAGAAATGGGAATTCATCTTCTGAGAGAATTGAAGGCTGATGATGATACATGGGGTGATATCATAGAGGCTCTCTTAGTTGGCAGTGGAACTTCATCCATGACAGTCGATTGGCTTCTGCAACAACTTCTGAATGACAAGCTGCAGCAGTGGCTTTCCTCCAAGTCTCAGGAAGGACATGATCAACCTGGGTGTTCATTTTCCAAGAAAGAGCAAGGGATCATTCACATGGTTGCTGGGTTAGGCTTTGAGTGGGCCTTAAGCCCAATTCTCAGTCATGGAGTCAGTATAAATTTCCGTGACATTAATGGGTGGACCGCTCTCCACTGGGCTGCTCATTTTGGAAG GGAAAAAATGGTTGCTTCCCTTTTAGCTTCTGGTGCATCAGCTGGGGCTGTGACTGATCCTAGTCCACAAGATCCAATTGGCAAAACCCCAGCATCCATTGCTGCCACCAGTGGGCACATGGGACTTGCAGGTTATCTTTCAGAGGTGGCACTAACTAGCCATCTTTCATCTCTCAGACTGGAGGAAAGTCAGCTTTCTATAGGCTCTGCTGAGGTTCAAGCTGAAAGAACTTTAGATAGCATCTCAAAGGAGAGCTTTGCTGCCACTGAAGATCAGATTTTACTTAAAGATACCTTGGCTGCGGCACGGAATGCAGCTCTGGCAGCTGCACGAATACAATCTGCTTTTCGTGCACATTCTTTCAGAAAGCGATTACAGAGAGAAGCTACTAGTTTAGATGAGTATGGTATCTGTGCTGGTGAAATTCAAGGGCTTTCGTCTATGTCAAAGCTGGCCTTTCGTAATAATTCCCATGTCATTAATTCAGCTGCATTATCCATTCAGAAGAAATATCGAGGATGGAAAAGTCGCAGGGATTTTCTAGCACTTAGACAGAAAGTTGTGAAGATACAG GCTCATGTGAGAGGCTATCAGATTAGGAGGAACTACAAGATAATATGCTGGGCTGTTGGAATTCTAGATAAGGCAGTATTGCGGTGGCGACGCAAAGGAATCGGTTTGCGAGGTTTCCGGAATGTGATGGAATCCATTGATGAAAGTGAAGATGAAGATATTCTCAAGATTTTCCGCAAACAGAAAGTGGATGGAGCTATTAATGAGGCTGTCTCACGTGTGCTATCAATGGTTAAGTCTCCAGATGCACGTCAGCAATATCATCGGACGCTGAAACAATACCGCCAAGCTAAG GCGGAACTTGGTGGCACCAGTGAACCAGCAGCATCCACTTCTCTGGCTGATGCGACTGAGATGGAAAATGATCTTGTACCATTTCAAGTAGAAGCAACTTCTGATGTACTGTACTTACCGATGTTCACTCTAGTTGACTGA
- the LOC18094505 gene encoding calmodulin-binding transcription activator 4 isoform X2, with translation MISISSQRNHLKSQPVGNVEALNCYYAHGEQNQNFQRRSYWMLDQAFEHIVLVHYRDITEGKPSPGSAAQLSPIFSYSPGTNTSQTQGSTSAISSVYEPYQSFSSPASVDVSSGLGIKDNEVGRTAEFTSSANKEVTQFFRRLEEQLSLNEDSAEEIGPFGAEEGAINDTKILEYVNNISKEDQSKNLLHGSLYIVDYQSYGGLAGNQLERNNLAPLQDAGDSGAYQQPYSHYYTDGSEEPLPWNEGIESYKTSSGIEYQEKTKSSLSTEPAQEQENSYWINFNEPNVRNSSLLLPQEVENFELPAYSSVIETHENNSNFYAMLYDQDHLGIPNEADSNLTVAQQQKFTIHEISPEWGYATEATKVIIVGSFLCDPSESSWMCMFGDIEVPLQIIQEGVIRCECPPHHPGKVTLCITSGNRESCSEIRGFEYRAKDSSCAHCILSQTEATKSPDELLLLFRFVQMLLSDYSLQRGDSVEMGIHLLRELKADDDTWGDIIEALLVGSGTSSMTVDWLLQQLLNDKLQQWLSSKSQEGHDQPGCSFSKKEQGIIHMVAGLGFEWALSPILSHGVSINFRDINGWTALHWAAHFGREKMVASLLASGASAGAVTDPSPQDPIGKTPASIAATSGHMGLAGYLSEVALTSHLSSLRLEESQLSIGSAEVQAERTLDSISKESFAATEDQILLKDTLAAARNAALAAARIQSAFRAHSFRKRLQREATSLDEYGICAGEIQGLSSMSKLAFRNNSHVINSAALSIQKKYRGWKSRRDFLALRQKVVKIQAHVRGYQIRRNYKIICWAVGILDKAVLRWRRKGIGLRGFRNVMESIDESEDEDILKIFRKQKVDGAINEAVSRVLSMVKSPDARQQYHRTLKQYRQAKAELGGTSEPAASTSLADATEMENDLVPFQVEATSDVLYLPMFTLVD, from the exons ATGATAAGTATCAGTTCACAGAGAAACCACCTCAAAAGCCAACCA GTTGGAAACGTTGAGGCTTTAAATTGTTATTATGCTCATGGCGAGCAAAACCAAAATTTTCAGAGACGCAGCTATTGGATGCTGGACCA GGCATTTGAGCACATCGTGCTTGTCCATTATAGAGACATCACTGAG GGAAAACCGTCTCCTGGATCTGCTGCACAGCTATCACCCATATTCTCTTATAGTCCTGGCACTAATACTAGTCAGACTCAAGGATCTACCTCTGCAATTAGTAGTGTATATGAACCATACCAGAGTTTTTCCAGTCCAGCATCTGTAGATGTTAGCTCTGGATTAGGTATCAAGGACAATGAGGTGGGTAGGACAGCAGAGTTTACTAGTTCTGCTAATAAGGAGGTTACTCAATTTTTCCGAAGGCTGGAGGAGCAGTTGAGTTTGAATGAGGACAGCGCTGAAGAAATTGGCCCATTTGGTGCTGAAGAGGGAGCCATAAATGATACAAAAATTCTGGAATATGTAAATAACATCTCCAAAGAGGATCAATCTAAGAATTTACTTCATGGATCACTGTATATTGTTGATTATCAATCTTATGGTGGACTTGCTGGAAATCAACTAGAGAGAAACAATCTTGCACCTCTTCAGGATGCAG GTGATAGTGGCGCTTACCAGCAACCATATTCACATTATTATACAGATGGAAGTGAAGAACCCCTTCCCTGGAATGAAGGGATTGAGTCCTATAAGACTTCATCAGGCATTGAGTACCAG GAAAAGACCAAGTCCTCTTTAAGTACAGAACCAGCTCAAGAGCAAGAAAACTCTTATTGGATAAATTTCAATGAACCCAATGTCAGAAACT CTTCTTTGTTGCTGCCTCAAgaagttgaaaattttgaacTCCCTGCATATTCTTCTGTGATAGAAACACATGAAAACAATTCCAACTTCTATGCAATGCTATATGACCAAGACCATCTTGGAATACCCAATGAAGCAGATTCAAATTTGACAGTTGCACAGCAGCAGAAGTTTACTATCCATGAAATATCCCCAGAATGGGGTTATGCCACTGAGGCTACAAAG GTCATCATTGTTGGATCGTTTCTCTGTGACCCATCGGAGTCTTCATGGATGTGCATGTTCGGTGACATTGAGGTTCCTCTTCAAATCATTCAAGAAGGTGTCATTCGTTGTGAGTGTCCTCCCCACCATCCCGGAAAGGTCACTCTCTGCATTACTTCTGGCAATCGGGAGTCCTGCAGTGAGATCAGAGGCTTTGAGTACCGAGCTAAGGATAGTAGTTGTGCTCACTGTATCTTATCCCAGACAGAAGCTACTAAGAGTCCAGATGAGCTATTGTTACTTTTCAGATTTGTGCAGATGCTTCTGTCTGATTATTCTTTGCAGAGAGGAGACTCTGTAGAAATGGGAATTCATCTTCTGAGAGAATTGAAGGCTGATGATGATACATGGGGTGATATCATAGAGGCTCTCTTAGTTGGCAGTGGAACTTCATCCATGACAGTCGATTGGCTTCTGCAACAACTTCTGAATGACAAGCTGCAGCAGTGGCTTTCCTCCAAGTCTCAGGAAGGACATGATCAACCTGGGTGTTCATTTTCCAAGAAAGAGCAAGGGATCATTCACATGGTTGCTGGGTTAGGCTTTGAGTGGGCCTTAAGCCCAATTCTCAGTCATGGAGTCAGTATAAATTTCCGTGACATTAATGGGTGGACCGCTCTCCACTGGGCTGCTCATTTTGGAAG GGAAAAAATGGTTGCTTCCCTTTTAGCTTCTGGTGCATCAGCTGGGGCTGTGACTGATCCTAGTCCACAAGATCCAATTGGCAAAACCCCAGCATCCATTGCTGCCACCAGTGGGCACATGGGACTTGCAGGTTATCTTTCAGAGGTGGCACTAACTAGCCATCTTTCATCTCTCAGACTGGAGGAAAGTCAGCTTTCTATAGGCTCTGCTGAGGTTCAAGCTGAAAGAACTTTAGATAGCATCTCAAAGGAGAGCTTTGCTGCCACTGAAGATCAGATTTTACTTAAAGATACCTTGGCTGCGGCACGGAATGCAGCTCTGGCAGCTGCACGAATACAATCTGCTTTTCGTGCACATTCTTTCAGAAAGCGATTACAGAGAGAAGCTACTAGTTTAGATGAGTATGGTATCTGTGCTGGTGAAATTCAAGGGCTTTCGTCTATGTCAAAGCTGGCCTTTCGTAATAATTCCCATGTCATTAATTCAGCTGCATTATCCATTCAGAAGAAATATCGAGGATGGAAAAGTCGCAGGGATTTTCTAGCACTTAGACAGAAAGTTGTGAAGATACAG GCTCATGTGAGAGGCTATCAGATTAGGAGGAACTACAAGATAATATGCTGGGCTGTTGGAATTCTAGATAAGGCAGTATTGCGGTGGCGACGCAAAGGAATCGGTTTGCGAGGTTTCCGGAATGTGATGGAATCCATTGATGAAAGTGAAGATGAAGATATTCTCAAGATTTTCCGCAAACAGAAAGTGGATGGAGCTATTAATGAGGCTGTCTCACGTGTGCTATCAATGGTTAAGTCTCCAGATGCACGTCAGCAATATCATCGGACGCTGAAACAATACCGCCAAGCTAAG GCGGAACTTGGTGGCACCAGTGAACCAGCAGCATCCACTTCTCTGGCTGATGCGACTGAGATGGAAAATGATCTTGTACCATTTCAAGTAGAAGCAACTTCTGATGTACTGTACTTACCGATGTTCACTCTAGTTGACTGA
- the LOC7460554 gene encoding uncharacterized protein LOC7460554, which produces MSDWGPVFMAVVLFILLTPGLLFQVPGRHRYVEFGNFQTSGASIMVHTLLYFALICVSLLAVKVHLYLG; this is translated from the coding sequence ATGTCAGACTGGGGTCCAGTGTTTATGGCTGTGGTGCTGTTTATTCTGTTAACTCCAGGGCTTTTGTTTCAGGTACCAGGACGACATCGGTACGTTGAGTTTGGCAATTTCCAGACAAGTGGCGCATCAATTATGGTTCATACTCTTCTCTATTTTGCTCTCATTTGCGTTTCCTTGCTGGCTGTTAAGGTTCACTTGTACCTTGGTTAG